From Litoribacterium kuwaitense:
GCTGCGAAGCGTTTTCAAGCCAGGCTGAGAATGTTGACAAACGCTTTCATCCGTCGTTGCTCGGCTCGCTCATTCTCTCATGAACAAGAGGTTCAATTCGAGTCTTCCCTCGCCATCGCGCCTAGGCTGCGAAGCGTTTTCAAGCTAGGGTGAAGAAGGGAGCGTTAATAGGGATTAAGTCATAAATTGGCTTTATCTATACTTTACGGGGAGCGACAGGCTTCTTCCTTAGGTTGAACAGAAATATAACATAGCGGTTAGAGAAAAAACTTGACTGAAAGCGTTTTTAATATTAACATGAGGTTAAACATAACCAAAACATGACCATAAATTAACCATGTTATTATGGTTGGATGAGGGAGGAAGAACAGATGGCGGAGGTAAGAAATCTAAAGAATTTCATTGATGGAGAGTGGGTTGACAGCAAAACGACTCAATACGAAGACGTATACAACCCTGCAACGAAAGAAATCATTGCGCGAGTGCCGCTCTCTACGAAAGAAGATGTAGAGGATGCAGTCCGTGTGGCGGCAGAAGCTTTTGAAAAGTGGAGAAATGTCCCTGTCCAAAAGCGTGCCCGTGTTTTATTTGCTTTTCAACAATTGTTACAACAAAACAAAGATGAATTGGCTCGTCTAATTACGATTGAAAATGGGAAAAACACGACGGAAGCATTAGGTGAAGTTGGACGTGGAATTGAAAACGTCGAATTTGCCGCAGGTGCTCCAACGTTAATGATGGGTGATTCACTCTCAACCATTGCAACAGATGTTGAAGTGACCAATTATCGTTATCCAATCGGCGTTGTCGGAGGTATTACGCCATTTAACTTCCCGATGATGGTTCCATGCTGGATGTTCCCAATGGCGATTGCTGTCGGCAATACGTTTGTTTTAAAGCCTTCTGAACGCACGCCGCTTCTTACCGAAAAACTGGCTGAATTGCTTACCGAAGCCGGACTTCCAAAAGGTGTCTTTAACATTGTGCATGGCGCCCACGATGTCGTAAACGGCATTTTGGATCATCAAGACGTCAAAGCTGTTTCCTTCGTTGGTTCTAAGCCGGTCGGAGAGTATGTCTACAAGCGCGGCAGCGAAAACTTAAAGCGTGTTCAGGCGCTCACTGGCGCGAAAAACCACTCCATTGTGTTAAACGACGCTGATTTAGATCATGCAACGACTAACGTCATTGCTTCTGCATTCGGATCGGCTGGTGAACGTTGTATGGCTTGCTCAGTCGTTACTGTTGAAGAGGGTGTGGCTGACGAGTTTATCGCCAAGCTCGTTAAGGAATCGAAAAACATGAAAATGGGTAATGGTTTAGATGACGGCGTCTTTCTCGGACCGGTCATCCGTGAGGAAAACAGAAAGCGCACGATCGGTTATATCGAACGAGGCGTTGAAGAAGGTGCGAAGCTTGTCTGTGACGGACGTGAAAATATAACGGATGATGGTTATTTTGTCGGTCCGACGATTTTTGACGACGTGACAACGGATATGACGATTTGGAATGATGAAATCTTTGCACCAGTATTGTCAGTCGTTCGTGTAAACAACTTAAAAGAAGCTGTCGACACAGCGAACAAATCTGAATTTGCGAATGGTGCTTGCTTGTATACGTCTGATGCTTCTTCAATTCGTTACTTCCGTGAAAATATTGATGCCGGAATGCTAGGTATTAACCTAGGTGTACCAGCCCCAATGGCTTTCTTCCCATTCTCTGGCTGGAAATCGTCTTTCTTTGGTACATTGCCAGCGAACGGCAAAGATGGCGTAGAATTTTATACACGCAAAAAAGTGGTTACTGCGAATTATAAAGCACCGTCATTTGAATGAACAAGGTAAGCTGATGGCAGCATCCCCTCACTACAGCATGTAGACAAAGTCGCTTCAGACTTTGTCCACATGCTTTTAAAGAGAAAGTTTAGCTTTTTCGTCGGCAGACAGTTAGGCACGAAGCTGAGCGAATCTCACTTCACCACCTAGGATAAGTGAGATGATAAACTGTGAAGGCAACCGCTTATCAACAGACTGTATTATTGCAATGTAACCGTTATTATTTTATGAATATATAAGGTTTCTTTCATAAAAAAGGAGGAACAGCTTGTGAGTAAATTACTTCGTAAGCCACAGACGAAGGAATTGGCGGAAGGTGTGACTTTAGTCCACGAAGTGACACGTCATGATGCACCTTTGGAATACGTCGGTTTTAAAGTAGTTGATCTAATGCCAGGGGCTAAATATGAAGAAGAGCTTCGCAAAGAAGAGTGTTGTATTGTCGCGTTAACCGGACAAATCAACATCACAGATCATGAACAGGCGTTTAATGATTTAGGCACACGAGAAACCGTTTTTGAAAAGAAACCGACGGATAGTGTTTACGTATCCAATGACCGCTCGTTTCAAGTAGAAGCAGTAAGCCACGCGAGGGTTGCCCTCTGTTATTCTCCGTCAGACGAACAAAAGCCGACAAGATGGATTAAAGCAGAGGAAAACTCGATTGAACAGCGGGGTCAGTACAGCAATAAACGACTCGTCCATAACATCCTTCCTGATTCAGATCCATCTGCCAACA
This genomic window contains:
- a CDS encoding CoA-acylating methylmalonate-semialdehyde dehydrogenase — translated: MAEVRNLKNFIDGEWVDSKTTQYEDVYNPATKEIIARVPLSTKEDVEDAVRVAAEAFEKWRNVPVQKRARVLFAFQQLLQQNKDELARLITIENGKNTTEALGEVGRGIENVEFAAGAPTLMMGDSLSTIATDVEVTNYRYPIGVVGGITPFNFPMMVPCWMFPMAIAVGNTFVLKPSERTPLLTEKLAELLTEAGLPKGVFNIVHGAHDVVNGILDHQDVKAVSFVGSKPVGEYVYKRGSENLKRVQALTGAKNHSIVLNDADLDHATTNVIASAFGSAGERCMACSVVTVEEGVADEFIAKLVKESKNMKMGNGLDDGVFLGPVIREENRKRTIGYIERGVEEGAKLVCDGRENITDDGYFVGPTIFDDVTTDMTIWNDEIFAPVLSVVRVNNLKEAVDTANKSEFANGACLYTSDASSIRYFRENIDAGMLGINLGVPAPMAFFPFSGWKSSFFGTLPANGKDGVEFYTRKKVVTANYKAPSFE
- the iolB gene encoding 5-deoxy-glucuronate isomerase, which translates into the protein MSKLLRKPQTKELAEGVTLVHEVTRHDAPLEYVGFKVVDLMPGAKYEEELRKEECCIVALTGQINITDHEQAFNDLGTRETVFEKKPTDSVYVSNDRSFQVEAVSHARVALCYSPSDEQKPTRWIKAEENSIEQRGQYSNKRLVHNILPDSDPSANSLLVVEVYTDSGNWSSYPPHKHDQDNLPEESFLEETYYHEINPRQGFVFQRVYTDDRSLDETMSVENSDVVIVPVGYHPVGVPDGYESYYLNVMAGPTRKWKFHNDPDHEWILDRK